The Actinomadura sp. WMMB 499 genome includes a window with the following:
- a CDS encoding DUF6247 family protein encodes MTAQPEEPTAPRDPGEDPAAIFEALPPSHRDQFRTEYDEALDAAHDLARFKQVQALLRRWRLRAVAYGRPGYEEAVQDALQGREDTFVRYTPPGWEGRV; translated from the coding sequence ATGACCGCTCAGCCCGAGGAGCCGACCGCGCCGCGCGATCCCGGCGAGGATCCGGCCGCGATCTTCGAGGCGCTCCCGCCGTCGCATCGTGACCAGTTCCGGACCGAGTACGACGAGGCGCTCGACGCGGCTCACGACCTGGCGCGGTTCAAGCAGGTTCAGGCACTCCTTCGTCGGTGGCGTCTGCGGGCCGTCGCCTACGGCCGTCCCGGCTACGAGGAAGCGGTGCAGGACGCGCTGCAGGGTAGGGAAGACACCTTCGTCCGCTACACCCCTCCGGGCTGGGAAGGCCGGGTGTGA
- a CDS encoding integrase core domain-containing protein, whose product MRPAQPRSRRPKTSPSATAPETVELIVRLRKELSEQGLDAGPDTIAWHLAHHHHITVSRATIARHLTTRGLVTPQPGKRPRSSCIRFQAELPNQTWQADFTHYRLADGTDTEILTWLDDCRYALHVTAWPRVTGPIVRDTFRRAVAAHGVPASTLTDNGMVFTTRPAGGRGGRNALEAELRRLHIRQKNSRPGHPTTCGKVERFQQTMKNRLRARPGRPTGITGLQTLIDRFTEIYNHRRPHRSLPHRAASAAIYTTLPKDLPATSRDHDAHTRVRHDRIDDTGVVTLRTGGRLHHIGIGRPHARTHVIMLINDLHVRVINATTGELLRELTIDTTRDYQPQRKKPSEP is encoded by the coding sequence GTGCGTCCAGCGCAGCCCCGATCCCGCCGCCCGAAGACCTCACCGTCCGCGACGGCCCCCGAGACGGTCGAGCTGATCGTCCGGTTGCGCAAGGAACTGTCCGAGCAGGGCCTGGACGCCGGGCCCGACACCATCGCCTGGCACCTGGCCCACCATCACCACATCACCGTGTCGCGGGCCACCATCGCCCGGCACCTGACCACCCGCGGCCTGGTCACCCCGCAGCCCGGGAAGCGGCCCCGCTCGTCCTGCATCCGGTTCCAGGCCGAGCTGCCCAACCAGACCTGGCAGGCCGACTTCACCCACTACCGCCTCGCCGACGGCACCGACACCGAGATCTTGACCTGGCTGGACGACTGCCGCTACGCCCTGCACGTCACCGCATGGCCCCGCGTCACCGGCCCGATCGTCCGCGACACCTTCCGGCGGGCCGTCGCCGCCCACGGTGTTCCCGCCTCCACACTCACCGACAACGGCATGGTGTTCACCACCCGCCCGGCCGGCGGCCGCGGCGGCCGCAACGCCCTCGAAGCCGAACTGCGCCGCCTGCACATCAGGCAGAAGAACTCGCGCCCCGGCCACCCCACCACCTGCGGCAAGGTCGAACGCTTCCAGCAGACCATGAAGAACCGGCTGCGCGCCCGGCCCGGCCGGCCCACCGGCATCACCGGCCTGCAGACACTGATCGACCGCTTCACCGAGATCTACAATCATCGGCGCCCGCACCGGTCCCTGCCGCACCGGGCCGCATCCGCAGCGATCTACACCACCCTGCCCAAGGACCTACCCGCCACCAGCCGCGACCACGACGCCCACACCCGCGTCCGCCACGACCGCATCGACGACACCGGCGTGGTCACCCTCCGCACGGGCGGCCGCCTCCACCACATCGGCATCGGACGACCCCACGCCCGAACCCACGTCATCATGCTCATCAACGACCTGCACGTCCGCGTCATCAACGCCACCACCGGCGAACTCCTCCGCGAGCTCACCATCGACACCACCCGCGACTACCAACCCCAACGCAAGAAACCCTCCGAACCGTAG
- a CDS encoding recombinase family protein — MQPDALAAADCREVIMETASTRGSRPKLRTALDMLKPGDTLVIYKPDRIARSMKELLVLLEDELHARPHARPRLVDRGDRGPQVQQRPAPGRAWRALSVGSGAWATPAAGGLRCPDRRFAGAGQREPRTDQVRWSTRTFQRPSWSRRCAWSWS; from the coding sequence ATGCAGCCGGACGCGCTCGCGGCCGCGGACTGCCGAGAGGTGATCATGGAGACCGCCAGCACCCGTGGCTCCCGACCCAAGCTGCGCACCGCCCTGGACATGTTGAAGCCGGGCGACACCTTGGTGATCTACAAGCCGGACCGGATCGCCCGGTCGATGAAAGAGCTGCTCGTCCTGCTGGAGGACGAGCTCCACGCCCGGCCCCACGCCCGCCCGCGCCTGGTGGACCGTGGCGACCGAGGCCCGCAGGTCCAGCAGCGACCGGCGCCAGGTCGGGCCTGGAGGGCTCTCAGCGTCGGCTCGGGCGCGTGGGCCACGCCCGCCGCCGGCGGGCTGCGGTGCCCGGATCGGCGGTTCGCAGGGGCGGGTCAGCGGGAGCCGCGGACCGATCAGGTTCGGTGGTCGACCAGGACGTTCCAGCGGCCGTCCTGGTCGAGGCGGTGTGCGTGGTCTTGGAGTTGA
- a CDS encoding DUF2589 domain-containing protein: protein MPDPNRLAGDPAESSLAVLRVEALLGAAYTAVVRAQAQAALEAVAVIDRVGFTTGADGSKTARVFEFAFHRHDLDPEAIAAGGAEDPFTTTSQVQVSVPVLSLITPPSLIIDEAEIDLALEVVGHDHPPALPREPAGPGEAGGADHTGPQDTGTQETMPPPAVIRARVATGGGEATLKVKSRLRQVPAGGTARIHQLLDTAISDLGHLGTVDQVVQDRVEAARLVQRLTALIDANLRRDNEMLAIHVQQISHALEFGATRDDFLGWVELLTLQTRFIQNADVPTAERIRAAVKALDAVAKRLAPHMTAPQAPPSQ, encoded by the coding sequence ATGCCCGACCCGAACCGCCTGGCCGGGGATCCGGCCGAAAGCAGCCTGGCCGTGTTGCGGGTCGAGGCGCTGCTGGGCGCGGCATACACCGCGGTGGTACGCGCCCAGGCCCAGGCGGCGCTGGAGGCCGTCGCCGTTATCGACCGCGTCGGGTTCACCACCGGAGCCGACGGCTCCAAGACCGCCCGCGTCTTCGAGTTCGCCTTCCACCGCCATGACCTGGATCCCGAGGCCATCGCCGCCGGCGGTGCCGAAGATCCGTTCACCACAACCTCGCAGGTCCAGGTGTCGGTTCCGGTGCTGTCACTGATCACCCCGCCGAGCCTGATCATCGACGAGGCGGAGATCGACCTGGCCCTGGAGGTGGTCGGGCACGACCATCCGCCGGCGCTGCCGAGAGAGCCCGCCGGGCCGGGGGAAGCCGGCGGTGCCGACCACACCGGGCCGCAGGACACCGGCACGCAGGAGACCATGCCACCGCCGGCCGTGATCCGTGCGCGGGTCGCGACCGGCGGCGGCGAGGCCACCTTGAAGGTGAAGTCCCGGCTCAGGCAGGTGCCCGCAGGCGGCACCGCGCGCATCCATCAGCTGCTGGACACCGCGATCAGCGACCTCGGCCACCTCGGCACGGTCGACCAGGTCGTCCAGGACCGCGTCGAGGCCGCCCGGCTGGTGCAGCGGCTGACCGCGCTGATCGACGCGAATCTGAGGCGCGACAACGAGATGCTGGCCATCCACGTGCAGCAGATCAGCCATGCGCTGGAATTCGGCGCCACCCGCGACGACTTCCTCGGCTGGGTCGAACTCCTGACCCTTCAGACGCGGTTCATCCAGAACGCGGACGTCCCTACCGCGGAGCGGATCCGCGCAGCGGTGAAGGCGCTGGATGCCGTCGCCAAGCGGCTGGCACCGCACATGACCGCACCCCAAGCCCCACCGTCGCAGTAG
- a CDS encoding DUF2589 domain-containing protein has product MPADLGRELALPFEQIIGGPLQGVIKGSVMSSSATTEFIEKIGLTKTQDGKIVPVMVNFTVDRWKQAAPGQKATAEKVEVQVPLLTLVPVPFLRLTKTTLDFEVKIQSTTVEKEDKQLAAEAAVSTSFWGISASFKGSYESKSAREDTTNRSATLGVHVEAVQDAMPKGMERMLSLLEHAIYDGADPTTGNQGQGQGDQGDPESPRS; this is encoded by the coding sequence ATGCCGGCAGATCTGGGGCGCGAACTCGCCCTGCCGTTCGAGCAGATCATCGGTGGCCCGCTGCAGGGCGTGATCAAGGGCAGCGTGATGTCCAGCAGCGCCACCACCGAGTTCATCGAAAAGATCGGCCTGACCAAGACGCAGGACGGGAAAATCGTCCCGGTGATGGTGAACTTCACCGTCGACCGCTGGAAACAGGCGGCGCCTGGCCAGAAGGCCACCGCGGAGAAGGTGGAGGTCCAGGTCCCGCTGCTGACGCTGGTGCCGGTGCCGTTCCTGCGGCTGACCAAGACCACGCTGGACTTCGAGGTGAAGATCCAGTCCACGACGGTGGAGAAGGAGGACAAGCAGCTCGCCGCCGAGGCGGCGGTGAGCACGAGCTTCTGGGGCATCTCGGCCTCCTTCAAGGGCTCCTACGAGAGCAAGAGCGCGCGGGAGGACACCACCAACCGGTCGGCGACGCTGGGCGTCCATGTCGAGGCCGTCCAGGACGCCATGCCCAAGGGCATGGAACGGATGCTGTCGTTGCTGGAGCACGCCATCTACGACGGCGCCGACCCGACGACCGGCAATCAGGGCCAGGGCCAGGGGGACCAGGGGGACCCCGAGAGTCCTAGGTCGTGA
- a CDS encoding transposase, whose product MEGAEPRKPYRSDLSDERWALIEPVITAWKARHPSVSGHSGRYPMREIINAILYQERTGCGWEYLPHDLPPRSAVYYYFARWLSNAFVKPLRLCGRGCRECGCGARRAAR is encoded by the coding sequence GTGGAGGGCGCGGAGCCGCGCAAGCCGTATCGCAGTGATCTGTCCGATGAGCGGTGGGCGTTGATCGAGCCGGTCATCACGGCGTGGAAGGCGCGGCACCCGTCGGTGTCAGGGCATTCGGGCCGGTATCCGATGCGGGAGATCATCAACGCGATCTTGTACCAAGAGCGGACGGGCTGCGGGTGGGAGTACCTGCCGCATGACCTGCCGCCCCGCTCGGCGGTGTACTACTACTTCGCCCGGTGGCTCTCTAATGCGTTTGTCAAGCCGCTACGGCTGTGTGGCCGGGGTTGTAGGGAGTGCGGTTGCGGAGCACGGCGTGCAGCACGTTGA